One Streptomyces sp. 840.1 genomic window, CGCCTTCGAGGTGAACCCCTGATGCGCCATCCCGTGGACGTGCTGATCCGCCGGACCGACCCGGACGTGCCGATTCCGTCCTACGGTCATCCCGGCGACGCCGGAGCCGACCTGGTGACCACCGAGGCCGCCGAGCTGGCGCCGGGCGAGCGGGCCGTGCTGCCCACCGGGGTCTCGATCGCGCTGCCCGACGGGTTCGCCGCGTTCGTGCACCCCCGGTCCGGGATCGCCGCGCGCTGCGGAGTCGCACTGGTGAATGCCCCGGGGACGGTTGATGCCGGGTACCGTGGAGAGATCAAGGTGATCGTCATCAATCTCGACCCGCGCGAGTCCGTGCGGTTCGAGCGGTTCGACCGGATTGCCCAACTGGTCGTGCAGCAGGTCGAGAAGGTGCGCTTCCACGAAGTGTCGGAGCTTCCCGGTTCGGCGCGGGCCGAAGGGGGCTTCGGGTCCACCGGCGGTCATGCCGCCGTTGATGT contains:
- the dut gene encoding dUTP diphosphatase, producing MRHPVDVLIRRTDPDVPIPSYGHPGDAGADLVTTEAAELAPGERAVLPTGVSIALPDGFAAFVHPRSGIAARCGVALVNAPGTVDAGYRGEIKVIVINLDPRESVRFERFDRIAQLVVQQVEKVRFHEVSELPGSARAEGGFGSTGGHAAVDVDGVRGGVPQGGNSYASVESDREGQ